One stretch of Verrucomicrobiota bacterium DNA includes these proteins:
- a CDS encoding class I mannose-6-phosphate isomerase: MNYKNRLIPLPQNRVWRTYPGGRVLDKLVGKSDPCDSHFPEDWIASVTPARNPDSHSEHEGISKVQIDGQELLFTDLIASDPEYFLGKDHVARFGEQLMVLVKLLDSAVRLHFQTHPTAEFARAHLSSNSGKAEAYYILSVRDGIDEPYVYLGFQRPPSREELKRCIEEQDLVTLESFFDKIKVKPGDVLFIPGGVPHAIGEGIFMVEIMEPSDLAVRFEFEKAGYTLPESARFMNRGLEFCLDVFDFRPMPESMVREKFMFEPQLEVTYGETAHRYHLIGSETTSCYRIKKSVIKGAVMREESSFFTGVITAGSCVLRAEGGVIELKTFDKFFCPAGLDSYEIEADQEVQILECFPPV; this comes from the coding sequence ATGAACTATAAAAACAGACTGATCCCGCTGCCGCAGAACCGCGTCTGGCGCACTTATCCAGGCGGTCGCGTTCTTGATAAACTGGTTGGCAAAAGCGATCCCTGTGACAGTCATTTCCCGGAAGACTGGATCGCCTCGGTTACACCTGCCCGGAATCCTGACTCGCACAGCGAGCATGAAGGCATTTCCAAAGTCCAGATTGACGGCCAGGAGTTGCTTTTCACGGACCTGATTGCATCAGACCCGGAGTATTTTCTAGGGAAAGATCATGTGGCTCGCTTTGGTGAGCAACTCATGGTCCTTGTCAAGCTATTGGATTCGGCGGTGCGCCTGCATTTCCAGACTCACCCCACTGCGGAATTTGCCCGAGCCCATCTCAGTTCGAACTCCGGCAAAGCGGAGGCCTATTACATTTTAAGTGTGCGCGATGGTATTGATGAGCCATACGTGTATCTGGGCTTTCAACGTCCACCCAGTCGCGAGGAGCTCAAACGCTGCATCGAAGAGCAGGACCTTGTCACCCTGGAAAGCTTTTTTGACAAGATTAAGGTTAAACCAGGAGATGTTTTATTTATCCCAGGCGGAGTCCCGCATGCCATCGGGGAGGGTATTTTCATGGTCGAAATCATGGAACCATCGGATCTTGCCGTTCGCTTCGAGTTTGAGAAGGCGGGTTACACCTTGCCCGAGTCCGCCCGATTTATGAACCGAGGGTTGGAGTTTTGTCTCGATGTGTTCGACTTCCGGCCGATGCCAGAGTCGATGGTCCGCGAGAAGTTCATGTTCGAACCTCAGTTGGAAGTGACTTACGGAGAAACCGCTCACCGCTATCACCTGATTGGCTCCGAAACTACGTCCTGTTACCGAATAAAGAAATCAGTGATCAAGGGTGCTGTAATGCGCGAAGAAAGTTCCTTCTTTACAGGTGTCATCACCGCAGGTTCCTGTGTGTTGAGAGCGGAAGGAGGAGTCATAGAGCTAAAAACGTTCGACAAGTTCTTCTGCCCCGCTGGTTTGGACTCCTACGAAATCGAGGCTGACCAGGAAGTACAAATCCTGGAGTGTTTTCCGCCTGTTTGA